The Erigeron canadensis isolate Cc75 chromosome 4, C_canadensis_v1, whole genome shotgun sequence genome window below encodes:
- the LOC122595968 gene encoding GDSL esterase/lipase At1g29660-like: MAYIHEVCMIILFYGLTILPTWVVGKQVVPCYFIFGDSLIDNGNNNKLVTFAKAIYLPHGIDYSSGPTGRFCNGRTYADFIAENLGFTSRIPPFAFPNGSDILLGLNYASAAAGIRDETGQHLGDRITFNQQLINHQMTMSSIRKILGGPDLASRHLNKCIYSVGFGSNDYLNNYYIPAVYETSNLFTLEEFTDALIQQYRSQILTLYNYGARKFVMHGLGPVGCTPYEMARHSENDTCVEYIDIGIRLFNRNLISLVYDLNNDMRLQDAKFIYLNFYDMSMEAIHQPSHFGFKVVNSACCGTGVDNGGLSCLPFEVPCLNRNEYFFWDAYHSTEAANKIAATRTYLSTNPSDVFPIDIYHLAQL; encoded by the exons ATGGCATACATTCACGAAGTTTGTATGATCATATTGTTTTATGGTCTAACAATCTTACCAACTTGGGTAGTTGGAAAACAAGTAGTACCATGTTATTTCATTTTTGGAGACTCTTTAATTGACAACggaaacaacaacaaattagtTACTTTTGCCAAAGCTATTTATCTTCCTCACGGTATTGATTACAGCTCCGGAccaaccggaaggttttgtaACGGCCGGACTTATGCTGATTTTATCG CTGAAAATTTGGGATTTACTAGTCGGATTCCCCCATTTGCGTTTCCAAATGGATCCGATATACTACTTGGACTAAATTATGCCTCGGCTGCAGCAGGCATTCGTGACGAGACTGGACAACATCTG GGAGATCGGATAACCTTTAATCAACAACTGATAAATCACCAAATGACAATGTCTAGTATCAGAAAAATTCTCGGAGGGCCTGATTTGGCATCAAGACATCTAAATAAGTGCATATATAGTGTCGGATTTGGCAGTAACGATTACCTTAACAACTATTATATACCAGCAGTATACGAAACCAGCAACTTGTTTACGCTTGAAGAATTCACGGACGCCCTTATTCAACAATATAGAAGCCAGATTTTG ACATTGTACAACTACGGAGCAAGGAAGTTTGTTATGCACGGTTTGGGTCCGGTCGGTTGTACCCCATACGAAATGGCGCGTCACTCTGAGAATGACACTTGTGTTGAATACATTGATATAGGAATTCGACTATTCAATCGCAATCTCATATCACTAGTTTATGATCTTAACAATGACATGAGGCTACAAGATGCGAAATTTATCTATTTAAACTTCTACGATATGAGCATGGAAGCCATCCATCAGCCTTCACATTTTG GATTTAAAGTGGTGAATAGTGCATGTTGTGGAACGGGTGTGGACAATGGAGGTCTCTCATGTCTACCATTTGAAGTACCATGTCTTAATAGGAATGAATATTTCTTTTGGGATGCATATCATTCTACAGAAGCTGCTAACAAGATAGCTGCCACAAGAACATATCTATCAACTAATCCCTCTGATGTTTTTCCCATAGACATTTATCACTTGGCTCAACTATAG
- the LOC122595967 gene encoding GDSL esterase/lipase At5g45670-like — MASEQKRWFVMQVIVTLLVLKMVSFGVNGDPQVPCYFIFGDSLVDNGNNNRIASLARANYLPYGIDFPDGPTGRFSNGKTVVDTVAELLGFDSYITPYANARGRDILNGVNYASAAAGIRDETGQQLGARISFGGQVNNYKNTVSRVVDILGDEDSAANYLRQCIYSVGLGSNDYLNNYFMPNYYQTSNQYTPEQYASVLIQQYSELLRELYNYGARKFVLNGIGQIGCSPNALAQNSEDGSTCVEKINSANQMFNNQLKSLVDNANRDLPDAKFIYINNYDIFQDLINSPQSYGFTVTNAGCCGVGKNNGQITCLPGQTPCQNRNEHLFWDAFHPSEAANVIVGRRSYSAQASSDAYPMDIRQLAQL; from the exons ATGGCAAGTGAGCAAAAAAGATGGTTTGTTATGCAAGTAATAGTAACACTTTTAGTATTGAAAATGGTTTCTTTTGGTGTTAATGGTGACCCTCAAGTTCCATGTTACTTCATTTTCGGTGATTCTTTGGTCGATAATGGGAATAATAATCGTATCGCGTCATTAGCTAGAGCAAATTATCTTCCTTATGGTATTGATTTTCCGGATGGCCCGACTGGACGCTTTAGCAATGGCAAAACAGTTGTTGATACTGTTG CTGAGCTTCTGGGATTCGATTCTTATATCACTCCATATGCAAATGCAAGGGGTCGTGACATACTTAACGGTGTGAATTATGCCTCAGCAGCAGCTGGAATCAGAGACGAAACTGGACAACAATTG GGTGCACGAATTAGCTTTGGTGGGCAAGTAAACAATTACAAAAATACGGTTTCACGAGTTGTGGATATACTTGGAGATGAAGATTCAGCAGCAAATTATCTTAGACAATGCATATATTCGGTTGGGTTAGGAAGCAATGATTACCTTAATAACTATTTCATGCCTAATTACTACCAAACTAGCAATCAATATACACCGGAACAATATGCCTCGGTTCTCATTCAACAATATTCTGAACTCCTGAGA GAATTGTATAACTATGGTGCAAGGAAATTTGTGTTGAATGGGATAGGACAAATTGGGTGTAGTCCAAATGCATTGGCTCAAAACAGCGAAGATGGATCCACTTGCGTCGAAAAGATCAATTCCGCAAACCAAATGTTCAACAACCAGCTGAAATCTCTTGTTGATAACGCAAACAGAGATTTACCGGATGCTAAATTTATTTACATCAACAATTATGACATTTTCCAGGACCTGATCAATAGTCCCCAATCTTATG GTTTCACAGTCACGAATGCCGGATGTTGTGGAGTGGGAAAGAACAATGGGCAAATCACTTGTCTACCTGGTCAAACACCTTGTCAAAATAGAAATGAGCATCTATTTTGGGATGCTTTTCACCCTAGTGAAGCCGCGAATGTGATTGTTGGTAGGAGATCTTACAGTGCCCAGGCATCCTCGGACGCTTATCCTATGGATATTCGTCAATTGGCTCAGCTTTAG